The following proteins are co-located in the Pseudomonas cavernae genome:
- the ureG gene encoding urease accessory protein UreG produces MNSQPLRVGIGGPVGSGKTALTLALCLALRERYNLAVVTNDIYTQEDAQFLVRNQALAPERIIGVETGGCPHTAIREDASINLEAVDQLNRRFPGLELIIVESGGDNLSATFSPELSDLTLYVIDVSAGDKLPRKGGPGICKSDLLVINKIDLAPMVGASLDVMARDAKKMRGDKPFVFSNQKVGQGLDEIIAFIERHGMLGAA; encoded by the coding sequence ATGAACAGCCAACCCCTGCGCGTCGGCATCGGCGGCCCGGTCGGTTCCGGCAAGACCGCCCTGACCCTCGCCCTCTGCCTGGCCCTGCGCGAGCGCTACAACCTGGCGGTGGTGACCAACGACATCTACACCCAGGAAGACGCGCAGTTCCTGGTGCGCAACCAGGCCCTGGCGCCGGAGCGGATCATCGGCGTGGAAACCGGCGGCTGCCCGCACACGGCGATCCGCGAAGACGCCTCGATCAACCTCGAGGCGGTCGATCAGCTCAACCGGCGTTTCCCCGGCCTCGAGCTGATCATCGTCGAGTCCGGTGGCGACAACCTCTCCGCCACCTTCAGCCCGGAACTCTCCGACCTGACCCTCTACGTGATCGACGTCTCGGCCGGCGACAAGCTGCCGCGCAAGGGCGGCCCGGGGATCTGCAAGTCCGACTTGTTGGTGATCAACAAGATCGACCTGGCGCCCATGGTCGGCGCCTCGCTGGACGTCATGGCCCGCGACGCCAAGAAGATGCGCGGCGACAAGCCGTTCGTGTTCAGCAACCAGAAGGTCGGCCAGGGGCTCGACGAGATCATCGCCTTTATCGAACGCCACGGCATGCTCGGCGCGGCCTGA
- the ureE gene encoding urease accessory protein UreE, whose amino-acid sequence MLVIRQRLAPQPQWHAELHLSVEARSKSRLRCFSASGEDVGLFLERGQPPLYDGECLRAEDGRIVRVRALAEKLLHVTCANAFELTRSAYHLGNRHVALQLGDGWLRLVDDHVLKAMLEQLGASVAAIEAPFQPEHGAYGGGHHHSHAGEAQFSYAPRLHQFGGRP is encoded by the coding sequence ATGCTGGTGATTCGCCAACGCCTCGCCCCACAGCCGCAATGGCACGCCGAACTGCACCTGAGCGTCGAAGCGCGTAGCAAGAGCCGCCTACGCTGCTTCAGCGCCAGCGGCGAAGACGTCGGCCTGTTTCTCGAACGCGGCCAGCCGCCCCTTTACGACGGCGAATGCCTGCGGGCCGAGGACGGCCGCATCGTGCGCGTGCGCGCGCTGGCGGAAAAACTCCTGCACGTCACCTGCGCCAACGCCTTCGAGCTGACTCGCTCCGCCTACCACCTGGGCAATCGCCACGTCGCCCTGCAGCTCGGCGACGGCTGGCTGCGCCTGGTCGACGACCATGTGCTCAAGGCCATGCTCGAACAACTCGGCGCCAGCGTCGCGGCCATCGAAGCGCCGTTCCAGCCCGAGCACGGCGCCTACGGCGGCGGCCACCACCACTCGCATGCTGGCGAGGCGCAGTTCAGCTACGCGCCGCGTCTGCACCAGTTCGGCGGGCGCCCATGA
- a CDS encoding ABC transporter ATP-binding protein, which translates to MSDKILSVEHLMMHFGGIKALNDVNLDVERGSITALIGPNGAGKTTVFNCLTGFYKASGGSILLNTQGQLTDVIKVLGQPFRAGDFINPARFASRLHYKMFGGTHLVNRAGLARTFQNIRLFREMSVVENLLVAQHMFVNRSLFAGVLNTHGYRRRENEALDHAFYWLEVVELVDAANRLAGELSYGQQRRLEIARAMCTRPELICLDEPAAGLNPMETQALSRIIRFLRDHHGITVLLIEHDMGMVMNISDHIIVLDHGDVIARGAPEAVRHDDKVIAAYLGADEEELV; encoded by the coding sequence ATGAGCGACAAGATTCTCAGCGTCGAACACCTGATGATGCACTTCGGCGGCATCAAGGCGCTCAACGACGTCAACCTGGACGTCGAGCGCGGCTCGATCACCGCGCTGATCGGTCCCAACGGCGCCGGCAAGACCACGGTGTTCAACTGCCTGACCGGCTTCTACAAGGCCAGCGGCGGCAGCATCCTGCTCAACACCCAGGGCCAGTTGACCGATGTCATCAAGGTGCTCGGCCAGCCGTTCCGGGCCGGCGACTTCATCAACCCGGCGCGGTTCGCCAGCCGCCTGCACTACAAAATGTTCGGCGGAACCCACCTGGTCAACCGCGCCGGTCTGGCGCGCACCTTCCAGAACATCCGCCTGTTCCGCGAGATGTCGGTGGTGGAGAACCTGCTGGTGGCCCAGCACATGTTCGTCAACCGCAGCCTGTTCGCCGGCGTGTTGAATACCCACGGCTACCGGCGCAGGGAGAACGAGGCACTGGACCACGCCTTCTACTGGCTGGAGGTGGTCGAACTGGTGGATGCCGCCAACCGCCTGGCCGGCGAGCTGTCCTACGGCCAGCAACGGCGCCTGGAGATCGCCCGGGCGATGTGCACACGGCCGGAGCTGATCTGCCTGGACGAGCCGGCGGCCGGCCTCAACCCGATGGAGACCCAGGCGCTGAGCCGGATCATCCGCTTCCTGCGCGACCACCACGGCATCACCGTGCTGCTGATCGAGCACGACATGGGCATGGTGATGAACATCTCCGACCACATCATCGTCCTCGACCACGGCGACGTGATCGCCCGTGGCGCCCCCGAGGCGGTGCGCCATGATGACAAGGTGATCGCCGCCTACCTCGGTGCCGACGAAGAGGAGCTGGTATGA
- a CDS encoding glycerophosphodiester phosphodiesterase, which produces MLRFARFLLVPLLLLVAILAGLALTSQPTPTPAVLSELGERPLVIAHRGGRGLWPENSLFAFERASALGVDMLEMDLHRSRDGELVVIHDKQVERTTNGSGRVVDLDLAELQALDAGYRWSADGGESFPYRGQGVRIPTFAEVLQRFPAQAKVVEIKVPGVGMEQQLCELLTRYQQRDKVIVGSFYERSLQHFREVCPRVATSAGPGSVRLLVALDWLGLGRLLSPSYQALQIPEQSDGIRVASPSLLRAAQERGLNVQLWTINEQPVMRHLLDMGAQGLITDYPDRALQLLGRSTRITSLSDR; this is translated from the coding sequence ATGCTGCGCTTCGCCCGCTTTCTGCTCGTCCCGCTGCTGTTGCTCGTCGCCATACTCGCCGGCCTGGCGCTGACCAGCCAGCCCACGCCAACCCCGGCGGTGCTCAGCGAACTGGGCGAACGCCCGCTGGTGATCGCCCACCGCGGCGGGCGCGGGCTATGGCCGGAGAACAGCCTGTTCGCCTTCGAGCGCGCCAGCGCGCTGGGCGTCGACATGCTGGAGATGGACCTGCACCGCAGCCGCGACGGCGAGCTGGTGGTGATCCACGACAAACAGGTCGAGCGCACCACCAACGGCAGCGGCCGCGTCGTCGACCTCGATCTAGCCGAACTGCAGGCGCTGGACGCCGGCTACCGCTGGAGCGCCGACGGCGGCGAGAGCTTCCCCTATCGCGGCCAGGGCGTGCGCATCCCGACCTTCGCCGAGGTGCTGCAGCGCTTCCCGGCCCAGGCCAAGGTGGTGGAAATCAAGGTACCGGGCGTCGGCATGGAACAGCAGCTGTGCGAGCTGCTCACGCGTTACCAACAACGCGACAAGGTCATAGTCGGCAGCTTCTACGAGCGCAGCCTGCAGCACTTCCGCGAGGTCTGCCCCAGAGTCGCCACCTCGGCCGGGCCGGGCTCGGTACGCCTGCTGGTGGCGCTCGACTGGCTCGGCCTCGGCCGCCTGCTGTCACCGTCCTACCAGGCGCTGCAGATCCCCGAACAGAGCGACGGCATCCGCGTCGCCAGCCCCAGCCTGCTGCGCGCGGCGCAGGAGCGCGGCCTCAACGTGCAGCTGTGGACCATCAACGAGCAGCCGGTCATGCGCCACCTGCTCGACATGGGCGCCCAGGGCCTGATCACCGACTACCCGGATCGCGCCCTGCAGCTGCTCGGCCGCTCGACCCGCATCACTTCGCTGAGCGATCGATAG
- a CDS encoding ABC transporter permease subunit, which yields MDGIFLQQLINGLTLGSVYGLIAIGYTMVYGIIGMINFAHGEVYMISAYLAAIALALLAYFGLESFPLLILGTLLFTILVTGVYGWVIERIAYKPLRGSTRLAPLISAIGMSLILQNYVQLSQGARQQGVPTLLDGAFKMHIGEGYVQLTYTKVFILIAAFIGMGVLTYVIQYTKLGRMCRATQQDRKMASILGINTDRVISAVFVIGAAMAALAGVLITMNYGTFDFYAGFIIGIKAFTAAVLGGIGSLPGAMLGGIILGIAEALFSGMVNTDYKDVFSFSLLVLILIFRPQGLLGRPLIAKV from the coding sequence ATGGACGGTATTTTCCTCCAGCAATTGATCAACGGTCTGACCCTCGGTTCGGTCTACGGACTGATCGCCATCGGCTACACCATGGTTTACGGCATCATCGGCATGATCAACTTCGCCCATGGCGAGGTGTACATGATCTCCGCCTACCTGGCGGCCATTGCCCTGGCGCTGCTGGCCTACTTCGGCCTCGAATCCTTCCCGCTGCTGATCCTCGGCACGCTGCTGTTCACCATCCTGGTCACCGGGGTGTACGGCTGGGTGATCGAGCGCATCGCCTACAAGCCGCTGCGCGGCTCCACGCGCCTGGCGCCGCTGATCAGCGCCATCGGCATGTCGCTGATCCTGCAGAACTACGTGCAGCTCAGCCAGGGCGCCCGCCAGCAGGGGGTGCCGACGCTGCTCGACGGCGCCTTCAAGATGCATATCGGCGAAGGCTATGTGCAGCTCACCTACACCAAGGTGTTCATCCTCATCGCCGCCTTCATCGGCATGGGCGTGCTCACCTACGTGATCCAGTACACCAAGCTTGGGCGCATGTGCCGGGCCACCCAGCAGGACCGCAAGATGGCCTCGATCCTCGGCATCAACACCGACCGGGTGATCTCCGCCGTGTTCGTCATCGGTGCGGCCATGGCGGCGCTGGCCGGGGTGCTGATCACCATGAACTATGGCACCTTCGACTTCTATGCCGGCTTCATCATCGGCATCAAGGCGTTCACCGCCGCGGTGCTCGGCGGCATCGGTTCGCTGCCCGGGGCGATGCTCGGCGGCATCATCCTCGGCATCGCCGAGGCGCTGTTCTCCGGCATGGTCAACACCGACTACAAGGACGTGTTCAGCTTCTCGCTGCTGGTGCTGATCCTGATCTTCCGTCCCCAGGGCCTGCTCGGTCGCCCGCTGATTGCCAAGGTGTAA
- a CDS encoding ABC transporter ATP-binding protein: MTAALLEFREVDAFYGQIQVLHKVSLRIDEGETVALIGANGAGKSTLLMSIFGQPRAAAGQILFRGTEITHKTAHFVASSGVAQAPEGRRVFPDMSVEENLLMGTIPIGMEHAGADMQRMFELFPVLKERRNQRAMTMSGGEQQMLAIARALMSRPKLLLLDEPSLGLAPLVVRQIFQTLRELAKSGVTIFLVEQNANHALKLSDRGYVMVNGEIRLSGTGQELLGNQDVRNAYLGGH, encoded by the coding sequence ATGACGGCAGCGCTGCTGGAGTTCCGTGAAGTCGATGCGTTCTACGGGCAAATTCAGGTGCTGCACAAGGTGTCGCTGCGGATCGACGAGGGTGAGACGGTGGCGCTGATCGGTGCCAACGGCGCGGGCAAGTCGACCCTGCTGATGTCGATCTTCGGCCAGCCGCGTGCGGCGGCCGGGCAGATCCTCTTTCGCGGGACCGAAATCACCCACAAGACCGCGCACTTCGTCGCCTCCAGCGGGGTGGCGCAGGCGCCGGAAGGGCGCCGAGTGTTCCCCGACATGAGCGTCGAGGAAAACCTGCTGATGGGCACCATCCCCATCGGCATGGAGCACGCCGGTGCGGACATGCAGCGCATGTTCGAGCTGTTCCCGGTGCTCAAGGAGCGGCGCAATCAGCGCGCCATGACCATGTCCGGCGGCGAGCAGCAGATGCTCGCCATCGCCCGCGCGCTGATGAGTCGACCCAAACTGCTGCTGCTCGACGAACCGTCGCTGGGGCTGGCGCCGCTGGTGGTGCGGCAGATCTTCCAGACCCTGCGCGAACTGGCCAAGAGCGGGGTGACCATCTTCCTCGTCGAGCAGAACGCTAACCATGCCCTGAAGCTCAGCGATCGCGGCTATGTGATGGTCAATGGCGAGATCCGCCTGAGCGGCACCGGTCAGGAACTGCTCGGCAACCAGGATGTGCGCAACGCGTATCTGGGCGGGCACTGA
- a CDS encoding HupE/UreJ family protein, giving the protein MNLRKTLYALALFLTPAVAFAHPGHGDSGLLAGLGHPLLGLDHLLAMLAVGLWAAQQQGAARWALPCSFVASLLLGGLLGFTGLAIPLLETGIATSVLALGLLVALAVRPPLALAVCATALFALAHGVAHGLELPALASPWTYAAGFVAASAALHGAGYALVRTLPPTAAPLVRLAGLASAGSGVWLLAG; this is encoded by the coding sequence ATGAACCTGCGCAAAACCCTCTACGCCCTCGCCCTGTTCCTCACCCCGGCCGTGGCCTTCGCCCATCCCGGGCATGGCGATTCCGGTCTGCTGGCCGGCCTCGGCCACCCGCTGCTGGGCCTCGACCACCTGCTGGCGATGCTCGCCGTCGGCCTGTGGGCCGCGCAGCAGCAAGGCGCGGCGCGCTGGGCGCTGCCCTGCAGTTTCGTCGCCAGCCTGCTGCTCGGCGGCCTGCTCGGTTTCACCGGCCTGGCAATCCCCTTGCTGGAAACCGGCATCGCCACCTCGGTGCTCGCCCTCGGCCTGCTGGTCGCCCTCGCCGTGCGTCCGCCGCTGGCCCTGGCGGTCTGTGCCACCGCGCTGTTCGCCCTCGCCCATGGCGTCGCCCACGGCCTGGAACTGCCGGCGCTGGCCAGCCCCTGGACTTATGCCGCCGGCTTCGTCGCCGCCAGCGCCGCCCTGCATGGCGCCGGCTACGCCCTGGTGCGCACACTGCCGCCAACCGCCGCGCCGTTGGTGCGCCTCGCCGGCCTGGCCTCGGCCGGCAGCGGGGTCTGGCTGCTGGCCGGTTAG
- the livM gene encoding high-affinity branched-chain amino acid ABC transporter permease LivM, which translates to MTAKTNSIDLKHSLLDAILAGLIALIVFGPIIGVVLDGYSFNLLPQRLAWIVAAVMGGRFVLSLFLQTERGRRILEGFEGGGSGVHVLPPGYQSRLRWIIPLIIVLALVFPFFASKYLLTVVILGLIYVLLGLGLNIVVGLAGLLDLGYVAFYAIGAYGLALGAHYLGLGFWTLLPAGALLAALAGALLGFPVLRMHGDYLAIVTLGFGEIIRLILNNWLDFTGGPNGMSVPAPTFLGLEFGRRAKEGGVPFHEFFGVAYNPNLKFLFIYAVLFLVVLLVLYLKHRLTKMPVGRAWEALREDEIACRSLGLNHVLVKLSAFMLGASTAGLAGVFFASYQGFVNPSSFTFFESALILAIVVLGGMGSTVGVVLAAFVLTTAPELLRAFADYRVLLFGILMVVMMIWRPRGLIRISRAGFAPRKGVAP; encoded by the coding sequence ATGACTGCCAAGACCAATTCCATCGACCTCAAACACAGCCTGCTCGATGCCATCCTCGCCGGCCTGATCGCCCTGATAGTGTTCGGCCCGATCATCGGCGTGGTGCTCGACGGCTACAGCTTCAACCTGCTGCCGCAGCGTCTGGCCTGGATCGTCGCCGCGGTGATGGGTGGGCGTTTCGTGCTCAGCCTGTTCCTGCAGACTGAACGCGGCCGGCGCATCCTCGAAGGCTTCGAGGGTGGCGGCTCGGGCGTGCACGTGCTGCCGCCGGGCTACCAGAGCCGGCTGCGTTGGATCATCCCGCTGATCATAGTGCTGGCGCTGGTGTTCCCGTTCTTCGCCAGCAAGTACCTGCTGACCGTGGTGATCCTCGGCCTGATCTACGTGCTGCTCGGCCTCGGCCTGAACATAGTGGTCGGTCTCGCCGGCCTGCTCGACCTCGGTTACGTGGCCTTCTACGCCATCGGCGCCTACGGCCTGGCCCTCGGCGCGCACTACCTCGGCCTCGGTTTCTGGACCTTGCTGCCGGCGGGCGCGCTGCTAGCGGCGCTGGCGGGGGCGCTGCTGGGCTTCCCAGTGCTGCGCATGCACGGCGACTACCTGGCCATCGTCACCCTAGGTTTCGGCGAGATCATCCGCCTGATCCTCAACAACTGGCTGGACTTCACCGGCGGCCCGAACGGCATGTCGGTGCCGGCGCCGACCTTTCTCGGCCTGGAGTTCGGCCGCCGCGCCAAGGAAGGCGGGGTGCCGTTCCACGAGTTCTTCGGCGTGGCCTACAACCCCAACCTGAAATTCCTGTTCATCTACGCGGTGCTGTTCCTGGTGGTGCTGCTGGTGCTCTACCTCAAGCATCGGCTGACCAAGATGCCGGTCGGCCGCGCCTGGGAGGCGCTGCGTGAGGACGAGATCGCCTGCCGCTCGCTGGGCCTCAACCATGTGCTGGTCAAGCTCTCGGCCTTTATGCTCGGCGCCTCGACGGCGGGGCTGGCCGGGGTGTTTTTCGCCAGCTACCAGGGCTTCGTCAACCCCTCGTCGTTCACCTTCTTCGAGTCGGCGCTGATCCTCGCCATCGTCGTGCTCGGCGGCATGGGTTCGACCGTCGGCGTGGTGCTCGCCGCCTTCGTGCTCACCACGGCGCCGGAGCTGCTGCGCGCCTTCGCCGATTACCGGGTGCTGCTGTTCGGCATCCTCATGGTGGTGATGATGATCTGGCGCCCGCGCGGGCTGATCCGCATCAGCCGCGCAGGCTTCGCGCCGCGCAAGGGGGTGGCGCCATGA
- a CDS encoding branched-chain amino acid ABC transporter substrate-binding protein, which yields MSQKIYRKGFLALAVTAAFGASSLAQADVVIGVAGPHTGANASFGEQYWRGATQAAEDLNAAGGINGEKIKLVKADDACEPKQAVAVANRLVDQDKAIGVVGHFCSSSTIPASEVYEEAGIVAITPGSTNPLVTERGLSGMFRMCGRDDQQGIVAGDYIVDTLKAKKVAIIHDKDTYGQGLADATRAQLKKRGVTEVIYEGLTRGEKDFNALVTKIRATGAEVVYFGGLHPEAGPLVRQMREQGLTAKFLSGDGVVTDELVTTAGGPQYTNGVLMTFGADPRKIPDGQAVIAKFRAAGFEPEGYTLYAYASLQTLAAAFNGVGKNDPAAASQWMKSHPVQTVMGKKEWDAKGDLKVSDYVIYQWDDKGKYSQQ from the coding sequence ATGTCGCAGAAGATCTACAGAAAAGGCTTTCTGGCTCTCGCGGTGACCGCCGCATTCGGGGCTTCCTCGCTGGCGCAGGCCGACGTCGTGATCGGCGTGGCCGGGCCGCACACCGGCGCCAACGCGTCGTTCGGCGAGCAGTATTGGCGGGGGGCCACCCAGGCGGCCGAAGACCTCAATGCCGCCGGCGGCATCAACGGGGAAAAGATCAAGCTGGTCAAGGCCGATGACGCCTGCGAGCCGAAGCAGGCGGTGGCGGTGGCCAACCGGCTGGTCGATCAGGACAAGGCCATCGGGGTGGTCGGCCACTTCTGCTCGTCCTCGACCATTCCGGCGTCCGAGGTTTATGAAGAGGCCGGCATCGTCGCCATCACCCCCGGCTCGACCAACCCGCTGGTCACCGAGCGCGGCCTCTCCGGGATGTTCCGCATGTGCGGTCGCGACGACCAGCAGGGCATAGTCGCCGGCGACTATATCGTCGACACGCTGAAGGCCAAGAAGGTCGCGATCATCCACGACAAGGACACCTACGGGCAGGGCCTGGCCGATGCCACCCGCGCGCAGCTGAAGAAGCGCGGTGTCACCGAGGTGATCTACGAGGGCCTGACCCGCGGCGAGAAGGACTTCAACGCGCTGGTCACCAAGATCCGCGCCACGGGCGCCGAGGTCGTCTACTTCGGCGGCCTGCACCCTGAGGCCGGGCCGCTGGTGCGGCAGATGCGCGAGCAGGGGCTGACCGCCAAGTTCCTCTCCGGCGACGGCGTGGTTACCGACGAACTGGTCACCACCGCCGGCGGCCCGCAGTACACCAACGGCGTGCTGATGACCTTCGGCGCCGACCCACGCAAGATTCCGGACGGCCAGGCGGTGATCGCCAAATTCCGCGCCGCCGGTTTCGAGCCGGAAGGCTACACCCTGTATGCCTACGCCTCGCTGCAGACCCTGGCGGCGGCCTTCAACGGCGTCGGCAAGAACGACCCGGCGGCGGCCAGCCAGTGGATGAAGAGCCATCCGGTGCAGACGGTGATGGGCAAGAAGGAGTGGGACGCCAAGGGCGACCTGAAGGTTTCCGACTACGTCATCTACCAATGGGACGACAAGGGCAAGTACAGCCAGCAGTAA
- a CDS encoding urease accessory protein UreF, producing the protein MNKAWALLRLASPQLPIGGFSYSQGLELAVEQGLVTDPSSAARWIGDQLLLNLARFEAPLLLALCQAAAEGDWSKLERLAARQRASRETRELQLESRQMGYSLQQLLEGLPELDAAARALFARQPTPGLALAWALAARAWAIAPQDALAAWLWGWLENQLAVLMKTLPLGQQAAQRLTSQLLPLLEQAQRQASELEPARWGSAAFGLTLASMAHERQYSRLFRS; encoded by the coding sequence TTGAACAAGGCCTGGGCGCTGCTGCGCCTGGCCAGCCCGCAGCTGCCGATCGGCGGCTTCAGCTATTCGCAGGGGCTGGAGCTGGCCGTCGAACAGGGCCTGGTCACCGACCCGAGCAGCGCCGCGCGCTGGATCGGCGATCAACTGCTGCTCAACCTCGCGCGCTTCGAGGCGCCGCTGCTGCTCGCCCTGTGCCAGGCCGCCGCCGAGGGCGACTGGAGCAAACTCGAACGCCTCGCTGCGCGGCAGCGCGCCAGCCGCGAGACCCGCGAACTGCAACTGGAAAGCCGGCAGATGGGCTATTCGCTGCAGCAACTGCTGGAAGGCTTGCCCGAGCTGGACGCCGCGGCGCGCGCGCTGTTCGCCCGCCAACCGACTCCCGGCCTGGCCCTGGCCTGGGCGCTGGCCGCGCGTGCCTGGGCCATCGCCCCGCAGGACGCGCTGGCCGCCTGGCTATGGGGCTGGCTGGAGAACCAGCTGGCGGTGCTGATGAAAACCCTGCCGCTCGGCCAGCAGGCCGCGCAGCGCCTGACCTCGCAACTGCTGCCGCTGCTCGAACAGGCGCAGCGTCAGGCCAGCGAGCTCGAACCCGCCCGCTGGGGCAGCGCTGCGTTCGGCCTGACCCTGGCGAGCATGGCGCACGAGCGCCAGTACAGCCGTCTATTCCGCTCTTGA
- a CDS encoding SDR family oxidoreductase — translation MTSTLFITGATSGFGEACARRFAQAGWSLALTGRREARLQALTDELSALTDVHPLVLDVRDRHGMAAAIASLPAKFDKLTGLINNAGLALGAEPAPQCDLNDWDIMVDTNIKGLLYSTHLLLPRLIAHGRGAGIVNLGSIAGTWPYPGSHVYGASKAFVRQFSLNLRNDLVGTGVRVTDIEPGLCESEFSLVRFGGDQAKYDATYAGAEAIQPEDIAETIHWILTQPAHININSLELMPVSQTWAGFAIDRSAK, via the coding sequence ATGACTTCCACCCTGTTCATCACCGGCGCCACCTCGGGGTTCGGCGAGGCCTGCGCGCGGCGCTTCGCCCAGGCCGGCTGGTCGCTGGCACTCACCGGCCGCCGCGAGGCGCGTTTGCAGGCGCTGACTGACGAGCTGTCGGCGCTCACCGACGTGCACCCGCTGGTGCTCGATGTGCGCGACCGGCATGGCATGGCCGCGGCGATCGCCAGCCTGCCGGCCAAGTTCGACAAGTTGACCGGGCTGATCAACAACGCCGGCCTGGCGCTGGGTGCCGAGCCGGCGCCGCAGTGCGACCTGAATGACTGGGACATCATGGTCGACACCAACATCAAGGGCCTGCTGTACAGCACCCATCTGCTGCTGCCGCGCTTGATCGCCCACGGCCGTGGCGCCGGCATCGTCAACCTCGGCTCGATCGCCGGCACCTGGCCCTATCCGGGCAGCCACGTGTACGGCGCCAGCAAGGCCTTCGTCCGCCAGTTCTCGCTGAACCTGCGCAACGACCTGGTCGGCACCGGCGTGCGCGTCACCGACATCGAGCCGGGGCTGTGCGAGAGCGAGTTCTCCCTGGTGCGCTTCGGCGGCGACCAGGCCAAGTACGACGCCACCTACGCCGGCGCCGAGGCGATCCAGCCGGAGGACATCGCCGAGACCATCCACTGGATCCTCACCCAGCCGGCGCACATCAACATCAACAGCCTCGAGCTGATGCCGGTGAGCCAGACCTGGGCCGGTTTCGCTATCGATCGCTCAGCGAAGTGA
- a CDS encoding DUF4148 domain-containing protein, with the protein MKSQVFATLILAGLSSSVFALPAGDHPQPPQARAETRDQLLAEDGGQRVGGQHERGLNSEAAIRRHLQVAGDGGQRVGGQHEHSRNSEAATRRHLQVAGDGGQRVGGQHERSRNSEAAARRHLQVAGDGGQRVGGQHERSLNSEAAARRHLQVAEDGGQRVAGQHERVA; encoded by the coding sequence ATGAAAAGCCAAGTATTCGCCACCCTGATCCTCGCCGGCCTGTCCTCCAGCGTATTCGCCCTGCCCGCCGGCGACCACCCGCAACCCCCGCAAGCCCGCGCCGAAACCCGCGACCAACTGTTGGCCGAAGACGGTGGACAGCGTGTCGGCGGCCAGCACGAGCGCGGCCTGAATTCCGAGGCCGCAATCCGGCGCCATCTGCAAGTCGCCGGGGACGGCGGGCAGCGCGTCGGTGGCCAGCACGAACACAGCCGGAACTCCGAGGCCGCAACCCGGCGCCATCTGCAAGTCGCCGGGGACGGTGGGCAGCGCGTCGGCGGCCAGCACGAACGCAGCCGGAACTCCGAGGCCGCGGCCCGGCGCCATCTGCAAGTCGCCGGGGACGGCGGGCAACGCGTCGGCGGACAGCACGAACGCAGCCTGAACTCCGAAGCCGCGGCCCGTCGGCATCTGCAAGTCGCCGAAGATGGTGGGCAACGCGTCGCGGGCCAGCACGAGCGCGTGGCTTGA